The following are encoded in a window of Narcine bancroftii isolate sNarBan1 chromosome 2, sNarBan1.hap1, whole genome shotgun sequence genomic DNA:
- the LOC138755095 gene encoding uncharacterized protein has translation MFPRRPRRPRETCCWREKEMKNLLEDPMGLAEQFDQFLGPNTYTWEEMHAIMGTLFSPQERQMIRQAVLLMWEREQPGDPRPHEQKYPLNEPRWDKRTPEGLTNMRHYREWTIKGIREAVPKGHNFTKAFGNHQGKDESPTDFLERVRKNVQQYAGVDPSTPMGEQLIRIEFVSKSWQDIRKKLEKEEDWNEKPLSDLLKKAQRVYVRREEEGQKRATKIMVQTIWQVNAGSREERRQNPPFKQPKKSKRVETQETR, from the exons GAAACTTGCTGCTGGAGGGAGAAG gaaatgaaaaatctgttggaagatcccatgggactggccgaacagttcgaccagttcctgggaccaaacacatatacctgggaagagatgcatgcaataatgggaacattattctcaccccaggagaggcagatgattcgacaggcTGTCCTCCTTATGTGGGaacgtgaacaacctggggaccccagaccccatgaacaaaaatatcccctgaatgaacccaggtgggacaaacgaacacccgagggattgacaAATATGAGACACTACAGAGAGTGGacgattaaagggatacgggaggctgtgccaaagggtcacaatttcaccaaggcatttgggaaccaccaggggaaagatgagtcccctactgatttcttggagagggtgagaaagaatgtccaacagtatgcgggtgtggaccctagtacaccaatgggtgaacagcttattcgaatcgaatttgtgtccaaatcgtggcaggacattaggaagaaactagaaaaggaggaggactggaatgaaaaacccttgagcgacctgttaaaaaaggcacaaagggtATATGTGCggagggaagaggaaggtcaaaagagggcaacgaagattatggtacagactatctgGCAGGTAAATGCCGGGtctagagaggaaaggagacaaaacccCCCCTTTAAGCAACCCAAGAAATCCAAGAGAGTGGAGACCCAGGAGACCCGCTAA